The genomic DNA CATGGTCCATCACCTGTAAATGAAGCAAATCAAGCAGATCAACAAACTGATTTGAGCGAACAGGAAACTAATGAAAAATCGCAAAAAAGACCAGGGAAAGTAGGGGGCTTTGTTAATCATCAGGATGAACATACAAAAGCTGAAAACGATCAACCTATCGCAAAAGATGAGGCAAAATCGCATTCAACGCAAGAAGTTCATCAAAATGATCAAAGTATAGAAGATCATAAAGCAGATCAAACGCACGATGAAAATCATGATTCAGAGACACATGATGACAAAAAAAACGATAGTAAAGACAAAGCTGCCTTAACAGGTGCTGCCGCTGTCGGGGGGTGGCGCAATCGCTAAACATCATCACGATAAAACAACGGCTCATCATGAGTCTTCAGAAGGTGTCCATTCAAATCAAGATGATCCATCATCAAATGATAAAAAAGCACAACATGAAAGTAACGCAGATAAAGAGAATGTAATTAATGGCGCAGCAGTAGGGGCAGGCGCGTCACAAACACATCCATCATCTCATACAGGCACTGAAAACAGTCAACCCGCTCATGAAACACATGTTTCAAATGGCAGATCAAGCGGTGGTAGATTCAAGAAATTGTTACCTTTATTAGCAGCGATTATTCTATTAGGTGCTTTAGCCATTTTTGGTGGTGTTTATCTCGTTAATCATAATCAACAAGGCGATCACGCATCACACGTTGCTCAAAAACATGAAACGAAAGAGCACAGTAAATCAGATAAAGAGAAAGATAAAGAAGCTAATAAAGATAACTCGACTAAAGATGATGATAAAGCACAATCAGACAATCAAGATGATAATAATAGTGCTGATAATAACAATGCCACTGATGACTCAAATGCTTCAGATCAAAATAACAACGGCGCACAAGATACTACAGGTCAAAATCAACAACAATACAATCAAAGTAATCAACAATATGGCCAACAAAATGGACAAGCGAATAATCAACAAGCCCAAAACAATACTGGCCATACCCATACAGTAACAGGTAACCAAAACTTATATCGCATCGCTATTCAATACTATGGTAATGGTTCTCCTGAAAATGTTGAAAAAATTAGACGTGCAAATGGTATCCAAGGTAATAACATTAGAAATGGACAACAATTGATTATTCCATAATTATTATATTTTATATGACAGAGGGGACGCGCAAACAGCGCACTCGTCGTCAACCAATACAAATGATTAAAAATAAGACTAGGAAATCTAAATGTATCAAGATTTCCTAGTCTTATTTATGTTTTATATATTGAGTGCATCTTAATAATAAGCTATATAAAAGCAGGAAAACACCCATAAACCAGTATGCAAGTCACTTCGTTAACCTGAAAAAATTTAACATTATGTACATACATTTCAATTTAGATTCATAAAAAAACTTGTTATGAATACTTAAGGAAAATAACAGTTCTTATAATATACTGTGCTAGTATGTGAATTAGGAGGCTATATAGAACATTAAAGTAGCATAATATGTGGTAACTCACCATCATTTTTTAATGTTCTTGTTTAAAAATGAAAACTGTAGAGAGTATCATCATCGGTGGCGGTCCTTGTGGCTTAAGTGCTGCTATAGAACAAAAGAAAAAAGGGATTGAAACACTTATTATTGAGAAAGGTAATGTAGTCGATGCCATTTATCATTACCCTACACATCAAACATTTTTCTCTTCAAGTGATAAACTCAGCATTGGTGATGTTCCTTTTATTGTTGAGGAGCTTAAACCTAGAAGAAATCAAGCACTTGTTTATTATAGAGAAGTCGTAAAGTATCATCAGTTAAATATTAACGCTTTTGAAGAAGTTTTAACGGTAAAGAAAATAGACGATCATTTCACTTTAACTACTACGAAAGATGTTTATCAATGTCGTTTCTTAACTGTTGCAACGGGTTATTATGGTCAACATAATACATTAGAGGTTGAAGGCGCTGAACTTTTCAAAAGTTATGCATTATTTCAAAGAACCCCATCCTTATTTTGACCAAGATGTCGTTGTGATCGGTGGGAAAAATTCAGCAGTCGATGCTGCAATTGAATTAGAAAAAGCGGGCGCACGAGTGACCGTAATCTATCGTGGTGCAGATTATTCACCTTCTATTAAGCCATGGATTTTACCAAACTTTGAATCATTGGTCCGTAGAGGAAACGTGAAAATGCATTTTAATAGTGTTGTCACTCAAATTACTGATAGTCATGTTACTTTTGAAAAAGAAGGCGAACGTATCACCATTCCAAATGATTATGTATTTGCAATGATTGGCTATCATCCAGATTATGAATTTTTGAAATCTATTGGTATCGAAGTGCATACAAACGATTTTGGAACAGCTCCTGTTTACCATCATGATACGTATGAAACAAATATCGAAAATTGTTATATTGCAGGTGTTATTGCAGCAGGAAATGATGCGAATACAATTTTTATTGAAAATGGTAAATATCATGGCGATGCGATTGCGCAAGATATTTTAACGAAAAAACAATCTCCATTAGAATCATAAATGATACGCTACCTTTAGTGTATCTAAATAGAGCAGTCGTTGTCTAAGGTAAGCATAACATAGACAACGACTGCTCTATTGTTTATTCATATTCTTTTCATAAATCCAGATAGTTTCTTCTACAATCACTTTTATCCTATCTTAAAAAATCCAAATGATATCGTTTTATTCATTAAAATAGTTTTGTATTTGTTGATGCGTCAATTTGTTACTCCAATGCCACTAACAATTTAAGTCTAGCTTTTTGACCATTTAATCCATTAGAGAAGATAACACCTTTTTCATACAGTTGATGACCGCCACCTTCATACGCATACACAGCACTTACAATACCGTTAAAAGAACGTGAAACTAACACAATGGGCATACCTTGTGCTAAACATGCATTCAGCCCTTGCATTGCAGTAGGTGGCAGATTACCTTGCCCTAATGCTTCGATGATTAATCCATCCACTTGTGTATCTGCATAAAATTGCAACATCTCACTTCCCATTCCCATATATGCTTTAACCAGGGGGATGTTCAGAGTAGAATCAACCAGATGCAAATTTTGACTTTCATATGGTCTGTGATGAAAATAAATGCCTGCTTTCGTTATCACACCCAGTGGCCCGTGATTAGGACTTTGAAATGTATTCGTATTTGATGTATGTGTTTTAGTTACATTACGTGCAGTGTGAATTTCATCATTAAATACGACCATTACGCCTTTATTTTCAGAGTCATCCGATATCGCTACACGTATTGCAGCGATGAAATTGTATAAACCATCAGAACCAATTTCGTTTGAAGACCGCATGGCGCCCGTGATGACAATCGGTTTAGAAGTAGCAACTGTTAAATCTAATAAAAAAGCTGTTTCTTCTAATGTATCCGTACCGTGAGTAATGACAAAGCCATCATAATAATTTAAGTTTTCTGGTGCTTCAATCGTATTTTTTAAAATCTTCACATGCTCAATTGTCATATGAGGTGACGGCACGTTAAAAGGCATAATTTCATCAATTTTTGCATATTTCGCAATGACATCTTGATGATGTGAAATAGGGTTGTCAGTAGTCGTACTCACTTTATTTGATTCATCTTCCGACATACTTATGGTGCCCCCTGTATGTATGACTAATAATTTTTTCATATAAGTTCCTCCTCGTAAAGCCATCCATTCTTATGATAAAATAATGTTAAACAAACGACAAGGAAGGTAACAAATGACAGCGATAAATATTGCATTAGATGGACCAGCAGCTGCTGGTAAAAGTACTATAGCGAAAAGAGTTGCAGGACAACTCGGAATGGTGTACGTCGATACAGGGGCTATGTATCGTGCGATTACTTATTATTACTTACAACATAAGGATCGCATTGTGCATTTTGACAAAATGATGGATCAAATTGATTTAAATCTTGCATATGATCCAGAAAAAGGGCAGCGTGTCTATTTAAATGATGAAGATGTCACTGATTTTCTACGAGAAAATGATGTTACGCAAGAAGTATCCTATGTTGCTTCAATTAAAGAAGTGCGTACGTTTTTAGTACAAGCACAACAAAAATTAGCGGCTAAAAAAGGCATCGTTATGGATGGCCGAGATATTGGCACAACTGTTCTTCCTGATGCCGAAGTAAAAGTATATATGATTGCATCTGTAGAAGAGCGTGCTGAGCGCCGCTTCAAAGATAACCAAGAACGCGGGATTGTATCTTCAATTGAACAATTAAAAAAAGATATTGCCGAAAGAGATGCCTATGATATGAATCGTGAAATTTCACCATTAAAAAAAGCAGCTGACGCTGTAGAAATTGATACAACAGGATTATCCATTGAAGAAGTCACAAATCGAATTATAGCGCTAGTAAATAAAGTTTGAATTATTTTATTCAAACTTATCTAAATTTCTTGACAATTCAACGCTTTTATAAGAAGTTATTATTATGTAGTAGTATAAGGAGGCATTCATGATGACTGAAGAATTCAATGAATCAATGATTAATGACATTAAGGAAGGCGATAAGATTACAGGTGAAGTACAGCAAATTGAAGACAAACACGTTGTTGTACATGTAAATGGTGGAAAATTTAACGGCATTATTCCTATTAGCCAACTATCAACTTATCACGTGGACAACGCGAATGAAGTTGTTAAAGTTGGAGATGAAATCGGTGCATATGTTACTAAAATTGAAATCGATGAGGAAAATGAAACAGGA from Staphylococcus schleiferi includes the following:
- a CDS encoding LysM peptidoglycan-binding domain-containing protein, whose product is MLPLSGGGAIAKHHHDKTTAHHESSEGVHSNQDDPSSNDKKAQHESNADKENVINGAAVGAGASQTHPSSHTGTENSQPAHETHVSNGRSSGGRFKKLLPLLAAIILLGALAIFGGVYLVNHNQQGDHASHVAQKHETKEHSKSDKEKDKEANKDNSTKDDDKAQSDNQDDNNSADNNNATDDSNASDQNNNGAQDTTGQNQQQYNQSNQQYGQQNGQANNQQAQNNTGHTHTVTGNQNLYRIAIQYYGNGSPENVEKIRRANGIQGNNIRNGQQLIIP
- the cmk gene encoding (d)CMP kinase; the protein is MTAINIALDGPAAAGKSTIAKRVAGQLGMVYVDTGAMYRAITYYYLQHKDRIVHFDKMMDQIDLNLAYDPEKGQRVYLNDEDVTDFLRENDVTQEVSYVASIKEVRTFLVQAQQKLAAKKGIVMDGRDIGTTVLPDAEVKVYMIASVEERAERRFKDNQERGIVSSIEQLKKDIAERDAYDMNREISPLKKAADAVEIDTTGLSIEEVTNRIIALVNKV